A window of the Streptomyces griseochromogenes genome harbors these coding sequences:
- a CDS encoding acyclic terpene utilization AtuA family protein, whose amino-acid sequence MTVLRIGNFSGFYGDRAGALREMLTGGEVDVLTGDYLAELTMLILGRDRLKDPAAGYARTFLRQLEDCLGLAHERGVRIVTNAGGLNPARLADEVRLLADRLGIPVRVAHVEGDDLTAAHPGTLAAHAYLGGFGIAECLRAGADIVITGRVTDAALVTGPAAAHFGWRPGEYDRLAGAVVAGHVLECGTQATGGNYAFFTEGDVRRPGFPLAEIHADGTSVITKHPGTGGFVDTGTITAQLLYETGGARYAGPDVTARLDTVRLSQDGPDRVRIEGVRGEAPPPTLKVGLNRLGGFRNEVAFVLTGLDIEAKAALVREQLSEALAKSPPAEVRWDLVRTDRPDADTEETASALLRLVVRDPDQQVVGRALSGAAVELALASYPGFHVLAPPGKGAPYGVFEGVYVPHGVVDHVAVLDDGRRIPVSPPQETRALDDAPQPPLPEPLPAGPTRRAPLGLVAGARSGDKGGNANVGVWARSDEAWRWLVHELTADRFRELIPESRDLPVTRHVLPGLRALNFVVEGILGAGVAAQHRFDPQAKALGEWLRSRHLDIPEALL is encoded by the coding sequence GTGACGGTTCTGCGCATCGGTAACTTCTCTGGCTTCTACGGCGACCGCGCCGGTGCCCTGCGCGAGATGCTCACCGGCGGCGAGGTCGACGTCCTCACCGGCGACTATCTCGCCGAGCTGACCATGCTGATCCTCGGCCGGGACCGGCTGAAGGACCCGGCCGCCGGCTACGCCCGCACGTTCCTGCGCCAGCTGGAGGACTGCCTCGGCCTCGCCCATGAGCGCGGGGTGCGGATCGTCACCAACGCGGGCGGTCTCAACCCGGCCCGACTCGCCGATGAGGTACGGCTGTTGGCCGACCGGCTCGGCATCCCGGTCCGGGTCGCGCACGTCGAGGGCGACGACCTGACCGCCGCCCACCCCGGCACCCTCGCCGCCCACGCCTACCTCGGCGGGTTCGGCATCGCCGAATGCCTGCGGGCCGGCGCCGACATCGTGATCACCGGCCGGGTGACCGACGCGGCGCTCGTCACCGGGCCCGCCGCCGCCCACTTCGGCTGGCGGCCCGGGGAGTACGACCGCCTCGCGGGCGCCGTCGTCGCCGGGCACGTCCTGGAGTGCGGGACCCAGGCGACCGGCGGGAACTACGCGTTCTTCACCGAGGGCGACGTACGCCGTCCGGGCTTCCCGCTCGCCGAGATCCACGCCGACGGCACCAGCGTCATCACCAAACACCCCGGCACCGGCGGCTTCGTCGACACCGGCACGATCACCGCCCAGCTGCTCTACGAGACCGGCGGCGCCCGGTACGCGGGCCCCGACGTCACCGCCCGGCTGGACACCGTACGGCTGAGCCAGGACGGTCCTGACCGGGTGCGGATCGAGGGCGTGCGCGGGGAGGCACCCCCGCCGACCCTCAAGGTGGGGCTCAACCGGCTCGGCGGCTTCCGCAACGAGGTCGCCTTCGTCCTCACCGGACTCGACATCGAGGCCAAGGCGGCCCTGGTCCGGGAGCAGCTGTCCGAGGCCCTGGCGAAGTCCCCGCCGGCAGAGGTCCGCTGGGACCTGGTGCGCACCGACCGGCCCGACGCCGACACCGAGGAGACCGCGAGCGCCCTGCTGCGACTCGTCGTACGGGACCCGGACCAGCAGGTCGTGGGCCGGGCGCTGAGCGGGGCGGCCGTGGAGCTGGCACTGGCCAGCTACCCCGGGTTCCATGTGCTGGCGCCACCCGGAAAGGGTGCCCCCTATGGGGTCTTCGAGGGTGTGTACGTCCCCCATGGTGTCGTCGACCATGTGGCGGTCCTCGACGACGGACGCCGTATCCCTGTGTCCCCGCCCCAGGAGACACGCGCCCTGGACGACGCACCGCAGCCGCCCCTGCCCGAGCCCCTCCCTGCCGGACCGACCCGCCGGGCGCCCCTCGGCCTCGTCGCCGGCGCCCGCAGCGGGGACAAGGGCGGGAACGCCAACGTGGGTGTGTGGGCGCGGTCCGACGAGGCCTGGCGGTGGCTCGTCCACGAGCTGACCGCCGACCGTTTCCGGGAGCTGATCCCCGAGAGCCGCGATCTGCCCGTCACCCGGCACGTGCTGCCAGGCCTCCGCGCCCTCAACTTCGTCGTGGAGGGCATCCTCGGCGCGGGCGTCGCCGCCCAGCACCGCTTCGACCCGCAGGCCAAGGCCCTCGGCGAATGGCTGCGCTCCCGCCACCTGGACATCCCGGAGGCCCTGCTTTGA
- a CDS encoding acyl-CoA carboxylase subunit beta — protein MTVLSSALDINGPDHRANREAMLAKLADLEAEHAKALAGGGEKYVQRHRGRGKLLARERIELLLDPDTPFLELSPLAAWGSDYTVGASLVTGIGVVAGVECLITANDPTVRGGASNPWSLKKALRANDIALANRLPCISLVESGGADLPSQKEIFIPGGAIFRDLTRLSAAGIPTVAVVFGNSTAGGAYIPGMSDHVIMVKERAKVFLGGPPLVKMATGEESDDESLGGAEMHARVSGLADYFAVDEQDALRQARRVVARLNHRKAYGDPGPATPPEYDPEELLGIVPGDLKIPFDPREVIARIVDGSDFDEFKPLYGTSLATGWASLHGYPVGILANAQGVLFSEESQKAAQFIQLANQRDIPLLFLHNTTGYMVGKEYEQGGIIKHGAMMINAVSNSRVPHLSVLIGSSYGAGHYGMCGRAYDPRFLFAWPSAKSAVMGPQQLAGVLSIVARQSAAAKGAPYDEDADAALRAMVEQQVESESLPMFLSGRLYDDGVIDPRDTRTVLGLCLSAIHTAPYEGARGGFGVFRM, from the coding sequence TTGACCGTCCTGTCCTCCGCCCTCGACATCAACGGCCCGGACCACCGGGCGAACCGCGAGGCCATGCTCGCCAAGCTCGCCGACCTGGAGGCCGAGCACGCCAAAGCCCTCGCGGGCGGCGGCGAGAAGTACGTCCAGCGGCACCGGGGGCGCGGCAAGCTGCTCGCCCGCGAGCGCATCGAGCTGCTCCTCGACCCGGACACCCCGTTCCTGGAGCTGTCCCCGCTGGCCGCCTGGGGCAGCGACTACACGGTCGGCGCCTCCCTGGTCACCGGCATCGGCGTGGTCGCGGGCGTGGAGTGCCTGATCACCGCCAACGACCCGACCGTGCGCGGCGGCGCCAGCAACCCCTGGAGCCTGAAGAAGGCCCTGCGCGCCAACGACATCGCGCTCGCCAACCGGCTGCCCTGCATCAGCCTGGTGGAGTCCGGGGGAGCCGATCTGCCGTCCCAGAAGGAGATCTTCATCCCGGGCGGCGCCATCTTCCGCGACCTCACCCGGCTCTCCGCCGCCGGCATCCCGACCGTCGCCGTCGTCTTCGGCAACTCCACCGCCGGCGGCGCGTACATCCCCGGCATGTCCGACCACGTGATCATGGTCAAGGAGCGGGCGAAGGTCTTCCTCGGCGGCCCGCCGCTGGTGAAGATGGCGACCGGCGAGGAGAGCGACGACGAGTCCCTGGGCGGCGCCGAGATGCACGCCCGCGTGTCGGGCCTCGCCGACTACTTCGCCGTGGACGAGCAGGACGCGCTGCGCCAGGCGCGCCGCGTGGTCGCCCGCCTCAACCACCGCAAGGCGTACGGCGATCCGGGCCCGGCCACCCCGCCCGAGTACGACCCGGAGGAACTGCTCGGCATCGTCCCGGGCGACCTGAAGATCCCCTTCGACCCGCGCGAGGTCATCGCCCGGATCGTCGACGGCTCCGACTTCGACGAGTTCAAGCCGCTGTACGGCACCAGCCTCGCCACCGGCTGGGCGAGCCTGCACGGCTACCCCGTCGGCATCCTGGCCAACGCCCAGGGCGTCCTGTTCAGCGAGGAGTCGCAGAAGGCCGCCCAGTTCATCCAGCTCGCCAACCAGCGCGACATCCCGCTGCTCTTCCTGCACAACACCACCGGCTACATGGTCGGCAAGGAGTACGAGCAGGGCGGGATCATCAAGCACGGCGCGATGATGATCAACGCGGTGAGCAACAGCCGCGTCCCCCACCTGTCCGTCCTCATCGGGTCCTCCTACGGCGCCGGGCACTACGGCATGTGCGGGCGCGCCTACGACCCCCGCTTCCTGTTCGCCTGGCCCAGCGCCAAGTCGGCCGTCATGGGCCCGCAGCAGCTCGCGGGTGTGCTCTCGATCGTCGCCCGGCAGTCGGCGGCGGCCAAGGGAGCGCCGTACGACGAGGACGCGGACGCCGCCCTGCGCGCCATGGTGGAGCAGCAGGTCGAGTCCGAGTCGCTGCCGATGTTCCTGTCCGGGCGGCTGTACGACGACGGCGTCATCGACCCGCGCGACACCCGCACCGTCCTCGGCCTGTGCCTGTCCGCGATCCACACCGCCCCCTACGAGGGCGCGCGGGGCGGCTTCGGCGTCTTCCGGATGTGA
- a CDS encoding acetyl/propionyl/methylcrotonyl-CoA carboxylase subunit alpha: MISTLLVANRGEIACRIFRTCGELGIRTVAVHSDADENALHARVADTAVRLPGATPAQTYLRGDLIVKAALAAGADAVHPGYGFLSENPDFARAVRDAGLVWIGPPPEAIEAMASKTRAKELMGIAPLGEVTEADLPVLVKAAAGGGGRGMRIVRGLEELSAALEGARAEAASAFGDGEVFVEPYIERGRHVEVQILADTHGTIWTLGTRDCSLQRRHQKVIEEAPAPGLSEGLTEDLYALAVQAASAVGYVGAGTVEFLVADGRAHFLEMNTRLQVEHPVTEEVFGIDLVAEQLRVAEGHALPKDPPRARGHAIEARLYAEDPARDWAPQTGTLHRLAVPAGVRLDTGYTDGDVIGVHYDPMLAKAVAHAPTRAEALRKLAGALERAALHGPVTNRDLLVRSLRHEEFTAGRMDTAFYDRHLTDLTGPAPDPYAPLAAALADAHGRSRFGGWRNLPSQPQVKRYEMAGEEREVRYRHTRQGLAADGVRVVHADARLVVLEADGVQRRFEIARYGDQVHVNSTALTALPRFPDPTAQHAPGSLLAPMPGTVVRIAEGLTEGTPVQAGDPLIWLEAMKMQHQISAPATGTLTALHARPGQQVEPGMLLAVVQET, translated from the coding sequence ATGATTTCGACTCTGCTCGTCGCCAACCGGGGCGAGATCGCCTGCCGGATCTTCCGCACCTGTGGTGAGTTGGGAATCCGGACGGTCGCCGTGCACTCGGACGCGGACGAGAACGCGCTCCACGCGCGCGTGGCCGACACGGCCGTACGGCTGCCGGGGGCGACGCCCGCCCAGACGTATCTGCGCGGCGACCTGATCGTGAAGGCGGCGCTGGCCGCCGGCGCGGACGCCGTGCACCCCGGATACGGCTTCCTCTCCGAGAACCCCGACTTCGCCCGTGCCGTCCGCGACGCCGGCCTGGTCTGGATCGGCCCGCCGCCGGAGGCGATCGAGGCGATGGCGTCCAAGACGCGCGCCAAGGAGCTGATGGGGATCGCCCCCCTCGGGGAGGTCACCGAGGCCGATCTGCCGGTGCTCGTCAAGGCGGCCGCGGGCGGCGGCGGACGCGGGATGCGGATCGTGCGCGGCCTGGAGGAGCTGAGCGCCGCGCTGGAGGGCGCGCGCGCCGAGGCCGCGAGCGCCTTCGGCGACGGCGAGGTCTTCGTCGAGCCCTACATCGAACGCGGCCGCCACGTCGAGGTGCAGATCCTCGCCGACACCCACGGCACGATCTGGACACTCGGCACCCGCGACTGCTCCCTCCAGCGCCGCCACCAGAAGGTGATCGAGGAAGCCCCGGCACCCGGCCTCTCCGAGGGGCTCACGGAGGATCTGTACGCGCTGGCCGTACAGGCCGCCTCCGCCGTCGGCTACGTGGGCGCCGGGACCGTCGAGTTCCTGGTCGCCGACGGCCGCGCGCACTTCCTGGAGATGAACACCCGCCTTCAGGTCGAACACCCCGTCACGGAGGAGGTGTTCGGCATCGACCTGGTCGCCGAACAGCTCCGTGTCGCCGAGGGCCACGCCCTCCCGAAAGACCCGCCACGCGCGCGCGGCCACGCGATCGAGGCCCGACTGTACGCCGAGGACCCCGCCCGCGACTGGGCCCCGCAGACCGGCACCCTGCACCGCCTCGCCGTACCCGCAGGGGTCCGCCTCGACACCGGCTACACCGACGGCGACGTGATCGGCGTCCACTACGACCCGATGCTCGCCAAGGCCGTCGCCCACGCGCCCACGCGCGCGGAGGCCCTCCGCAAGCTCGCGGGCGCCCTGGAACGTGCCGCGCTCCACGGCCCGGTCACCAACCGGGACCTGCTGGTCCGCTCCCTGCGGCACGAGGAGTTCACGGCGGGCCGCATGGACACCGCCTTCTACGACCGCCACCTCACCGACCTGACCGGCCCCGCCCCCGACCCCTACGCCCCGCTGGCCGCCGCCCTCGCCGACGCCCACGGCCGCTCCCGCTTCGGCGGCTGGCGCAACCTGCCCTCGCAGCCGCAGGTCAAGCGGTACGAGATGGCGGGCGAGGAGCGCGAGGTCCGCTACCGGCACACCCGGCAGGGCCTCGCCGCCGACGGGGTACGGGTCGTCCACGCCGACGCCCGCCTGGTCGTACTCGAAGCGGACGGCGTACAGCGGCGCTTCGAGATCGCACGCTACGGCGACCAGGTCCACGTCAACTCCACCGCCCTCACCGCCCTGCCCCGCTTCCCCGACCCGACGGCCCAGCACGCCCCCGGCTCCCTGCTCGCGCCGATGCCGGGCACGGTCGTGCGCATCGCCGAGGGCCTGACGGAAGGGACGCCCGTACAGGCCGGAGATCCCCTGATCTGGCTGGAGGCGATGAAGATGCAGCACCAGATCTCGGCACCGGCCACAGGAACACTCACGGCCCTGCACGCCAGACCTGGGCAGCAGGTGGAGCCGGGCATGTTGCTGGCGGTGGTGCAAGAAACCTAG